A stretch of the Deinococcus sp. Leaf326 genome encodes the following:
- a CDS encoding type II secretion system F family protein: protein MPVFEYRVRDTSGKVLKSQMEAETIGQVRDALRAKNLMIVEVKAPRTGVNADVKIPGLTDRPPGLKQVAVFSKQLATLINAGVPLVQSLSILQKQIEHKGFQDIMRKVRGEVEAGTPFSEAIAQHPRVFNRLFVNLVRAGETSGTLDAVLERIAAFQEKQLALNGKLKSALTYPVVVLVFALGITYFLLTTIVPQFAGILTQLNAPLPFITRMLMAISDFLQHSTLFMVIGIAALVFAYRWYYSRPQGRKVIDTIKLRLPVFGTLIQKSAISSFARTFGLLIGSGVNIIESLEITRGTANNAVVEESIENAKNVVTVGEQMSSSLATSSVFPPMVVSMIAIGEETGALDTMLGKIGDFYDREVDEAVDSLTAALEPVMIVFLGGIVGTIVAGMFLPMFSIIGTLSK from the coding sequence ATGCCGGTCTTCGAATATCGCGTCCGGGACACGAGTGGCAAGGTCCTGAAATCCCAGATGGAGGCCGAGACCATAGGTCAGGTGCGCGACGCCCTGCGCGCCAAGAATCTGATGATCGTCGAGGTCAAGGCCCCACGCACCGGCGTAAACGCCGACGTCAAGATTCCGGGCCTGACTGACCGCCCCCCCGGGCTCAAGCAGGTCGCTGTGTTCAGCAAGCAGCTCGCCACCCTCATCAACGCCGGGGTCCCCCTAGTGCAGTCGCTGAGCATCCTGCAAAAGCAGATCGAGCACAAAGGCTTTCAGGACATCATGCGCAAGGTCCGGGGCGAGGTCGAGGCCGGCACACCCTTCAGCGAGGCCATCGCCCAGCACCCCAGGGTATTCAACCGGCTGTTCGTCAATCTCGTGCGCGCGGGCGAGACGAGCGGCACGCTGGACGCCGTGTTGGAGCGCATCGCGGCCTTTCAGGAAAAGCAGCTTGCGCTGAACGGCAAGCTCAAGAGCGCCCTGACCTACCCGGTGGTGGTGCTCGTCTTCGCGCTAGGCATCACCTACTTTCTGCTCACGACCATTGTGCCGCAGTTCGCCGGCATCCTCACGCAGCTCAATGCACCCCTCCCATTCATCACACGAATGTTGATGGCAATTTCGGATTTTTTGCAACATTCAACCCTCTTTATGGTGATTGGAATCGCTGCTCTAGTCTTCGCCTATCGCTGGTATTACAGTCGTCCTCAGGGACGCAAAGTAATTGATACCATCAAACTCCGTCTCCCCGTATTTGGGACACTTATTCAAAAGAGCGCGATTAGCTCCTTCGCGCGCACTTTCGGCCTGCTGATCGGCAGCGGCGTGAATATCATTGAGAGTCTGGAGATCACGCGCGGCACGGCCAACAACGCGGTGGTCGAAGAGTCCATCGAGAACGCCAAAAACGTGGTGACGGTCGGCGAGCAGATGAGTTCGAGCCTGGCAACCAGTTCGGTCTTCCCGCCTATGGTCGTCTCGATGATCGCCATCGGCGAGGAGACAGGCGCGCTCGACACCATGCTGGGCAAGATCGGCGACTTCTACGACCGCGAGGTGGACGAGGCGGTCGACAGCCTAACAGCCGCGCTGGAACCCGTCATGATCGTATTCCTGGGGGGCATCGTGGGCACTATCGTGGCCGGCATGTTCCTGCCGATGTTTAGCATCATAGGCACACTCAGCAAATAA
- a CDS encoding DUF4388 domain-containing protein, whose product MPNTTLNLDHFNFLELMQLLAAGGKTGVLSVTRDAETFECALEAGRVRELKMGARRGNLALVALLSDPRGQFHFDEGRRAAAPSLDASMDEVALEALAALPEQPLPFDGPGKLATERLDQMTWTVTERRVLDRIEAQQPLAEVARDPEARRLISRLDRLGLLKPRKSRTARLTVTLAQGVRGVVVVDSSIVRRWSGDLGRPPAQLAVRDDAGQTYTFALRMAPDLGNQLQVPTELLMRTGLRAGMSVLVKPL is encoded by the coding sequence ATGCCCAACACCACCCTGAACCTCGACCATTTCAACTTTCTGGAGCTGATGCAGCTTCTCGCGGCCGGCGGCAAGACCGGGGTGCTGTCGGTGACGCGCGACGCCGAGACCTTCGAGTGTGCGTTGGAGGCCGGGCGTGTGCGGGAGCTGAAGATGGGGGCGCGCCGGGGCAACCTCGCCCTGGTGGCGCTGCTCTCGGACCCGCGCGGGCAGTTCCACTTCGACGAGGGCCGCCGCGCCGCTGCCCCCAGTCTGGACGCCAGCATGGACGAGGTGGCGCTGGAGGCGCTCGCCGCGTTGCCCGAGCAGCCGCTGCCCTTCGACGGCCCCGGCAAGCTGGCGACCGAACGCCTCGACCAGATGACCTGGACGGTGACTGAGCGGCGCGTGCTCGACCGCATCGAGGCCCAGCAGCCGCTGGCCGAGGTGGCGCGTGACCCGGAAGCCCGGCGCCTCATCTCGCGGCTCGACCGCCTGGGGTTACTTAAGCCCCGCAAGTCGCGCACCGCCCGCCTGACGGTCACGCTGGCGCAGGGGGTGCGCGGCGTGGTGGTCGTCGACAGCTCCATCGTGCGGCGCTGGTCGGGAGACCTGGGCCGGCCCCCCGCACAGCTCGCCGTGCGCGACGACGCGGGCCAGACCTACACCTTCGCGCTGCGTATGGCCCCCGATCTGGGTAACCAGTTGCAGGTTCCCACCGAACTGCTCATGCGCACCGGGCTGCGCGCGGGCATGAGCGTACTCGTCAAGCCGCTGTAG
- a CDS encoding iron-siderophore ABC transporter substrate-binding protein: MRTRLFSLLVGTALGTATAATTYPVTVIHSAGTTTISKKPLRVVALGPHALDLLLSLGVQPVGYGEASTFIKTPAFGSPIRDIRNLGSRVTSSPVNVGDRFNPNLEILASLKPDLIVGEDYAAQVYPQLSRVAPTLLFKGIDHNEWQKTLPLLARALNRESAAANVLATYTKGMQTTRAVLAPRFRGQKVLVVWTGGGEGKNTFTISDHNDWTGGLLSDLGLGVVDGEKRDAVVSVEGLVALDPDAVIVLASGSNTPARARADWNAGALTSRLRATRAGQVYFLDYHLFRRIRGPIAAQLIERQLLREMTRN, from the coding sequence ATGCGTACCCGTCTGTTCAGCCTGCTGGTCGGCACTGCCCTGGGCACGGCCACGGCCGCCACGACCTACCCCGTCACCGTGATCCACAGCGCCGGCACCACGACCATCTCCAAAAAGCCCCTGCGCGTGGTGGCGCTCGGGCCGCACGCGCTCGACCTGCTGCTGTCGCTCGGCGTGCAGCCGGTGGGCTACGGCGAGGCGTCCACCTTCATCAAGACGCCGGCCTTCGGCTCGCCCATCCGCGACATCCGCAACCTGGGCAGCCGCGTGACCTCCAGCCCGGTGAACGTCGGCGACCGTTTCAACCCCAACCTGGAAATCCTGGCGTCTCTCAAGCCTGACCTGATCGTGGGAGAGGACTACGCCGCGCAGGTATATCCGCAGCTGAGCCGCGTCGCCCCGACCCTGCTGTTCAAGGGCATTGACCACAACGAGTGGCAGAAGACCCTGCCGCTGCTGGCCCGCGCCCTGAACCGCGAATCGGCTGCCGCGAACGTGCTGGCGACCTACACCAAGGGCATGCAGACCACGCGCGCGGTGCTGGCGCCCCGGTTCCGGGGGCAGAAGGTGCTCGTGGTCTGGACCGGCGGCGGTGAGGGCAAGAATACCTTCACCATCAGCGACCACAACGACTGGACGGGCGGCCTGCTGAGCGACTTGGGTCTGGGGGTCGTCGACGGCGAGAAACGCGACGCCGTGGTCAGTGTCGAGGGCCTGGTGGCACTTGATCCTGACGCCGTAATCGTGCTCGCTTCGGGTAGCAACACGCCTGCGCGGGCCCGAGCCGACTGGAACGCCGGCGCCCTGACCAGCCGCCTGCGCGCCACCCGCGCGGGGCAGGTGTATTTCCTCGACTATCACCTGTTCCGGCGCATCCGCGGTCCCATCGCGGCCCAGCTCATCGAGCGCCAGCTGCTGCGCGAGATGACCCGCAACTGA
- the truB gene encoding tRNA pseudouridine(55) synthase TruB produces MPVIAVDKPLNLTSHDVVARARRLRGTKRVGHTGTLDPLATGVLVLCVDESTKVVQFMERDRKAYLAWISLGAGTPTLDAEGPVEDTADVVLPAEDRVREVLAGFLGPQEQVPPQYSALQVGGQRAYTVARAGGALDLPARSVEIHTLDLLGVYPSAQASPQHFSPTPAGWAPDPGGRAFTLPPALGEFPTLLVRAEVGSGTYLRSLARDVGAALGVPAHLGGLVRTRAGRYDLADTVPLEGVAEAVGVGDLAALDFPVIEADERMARELRQGKRPAYPVAGRQVVTLRGDLVAVVDGDGERLKVVRVWAGPEQG; encoded by the coding sequence ATGCCGGTCATCGCCGTGGACAAGCCCCTGAACCTCACCTCGCACGACGTGGTCGCCCGCGCGCGGCGCCTGCGCGGCACGAAGCGGGTGGGCCACACCGGCACCCTCGACCCGCTGGCGACCGGCGTCCTGGTGCTGTGCGTGGACGAGAGCACCAAGGTCGTGCAGTTCATGGAACGCGACCGCAAGGCCTACCTCGCCTGGATTTCGCTGGGCGCGGGCACCCCTACCCTGGACGCCGAGGGACCGGTGGAGGACACGGCCGACGTGGTCCTGCCTGCCGAGGACCGGGTGCGTGAAGTCCTGGCGGGCTTTCTGGGACCGCAGGAGCAGGTGCCGCCGCAGTACAGCGCCCTTCAGGTCGGTGGACAGCGGGCCTACACCGTGGCGCGGGCCGGGGGCGCACTTGACCTGCCCGCCCGCAGCGTCGAGATTCATACGCTCGACCTGCTGGGCGTGTACCCCAGCGCACAGGCGTCGCCGCAGCACTTCTCCCCCACCCCCGCCGGCTGGGCGCCCGATCCTGGCGGCCGCGCCTTCACGCTGCCCCCGGCACTCGGTGAGTTCCCAACGCTGCTCGTGCGGGCAGAGGTCGGCAGCGGCACCTACCTGCGCTCGCTTGCACGCGACGTGGGGGCGGCGCTGGGTGTGCCCGCGCACCTGGGCGGGCTGGTACGCACCCGCGCGGGCCGCTACGACCTCGCGGATACGGTGCCGCTGGAGGGCGTCGCGGAGGCGGTGGGCGTAGGCGACCTCGCCGCGCTGGACTTTCCGGTCATCGAGGCCGACGAGCGGATGGCGCGCGAGCTGCGGCAAGGCAAACGGCCCGCGTACCCGGTCGCTGGGCGGCAGGTCGTGACCCTGCGCGGCGACCTCGTGGCGGTGGTGGACGGCGACGGCGAGCGGCTCAAGGTGGTCCGGGTCTGGGCCGGGCCAGAACAGGGCTGA
- a CDS encoding glucodextranase DOMON-like domain-containing protein, whose amino-acid sequence MLLSAALFSLIDPAGDSRGDGRYILPSRPAISAEALDLRRFQADAQGSGMRFTVDYGAAQNPWDLPSGFSAGVTDIFVKTGRGGLDTLSGLNLRAGGGVWQYHLRVSGAGTTLDEVPEGSQIPVRRTAPTVRLLGTSLIIDAAVPPGEYAYWVTSSVFSPLTPDGLLRPGTDTGPELLQAPRAGAPVPVDVLAPAGDLQAYETGILASQGQVRDRRPLILTGLGALGLILTAAATLWLWRRGA is encoded by the coding sequence ATGTTGCTGAGCGCCGCCCTCTTCTCGCTGATCGACCCGGCCGGCGACTCGCGCGGGGACGGCCGGTACATCTTGCCCAGCCGCCCAGCGATCAGTGCCGAGGCCCTCGACCTGCGTCGGTTTCAGGCTGACGCGCAGGGAAGCGGAATGAGATTTACGGTCGATTACGGCGCGGCGCAAAATCCCTGGGACCTGCCCTCGGGCTTCTCGGCGGGCGTGACCGACATCTTCGTCAAGACCGGACGCGGCGGACTGGACACGCTGAGCGGCCTGAATCTGCGTGCCGGCGGAGGCGTCTGGCAGTATCACCTGCGCGTCTCCGGCGCCGGGACGACCCTGGATGAAGTCCCGGAAGGTTCACAGATCCCGGTCCGGCGCACAGCCCCGACCGTGCGGCTCCTGGGCACCAGCTTGATCATCGACGCGGCGGTGCCGCCAGGCGAGTACGCCTACTGGGTCACGAGCAGCGTCTTCTCGCCCCTGACCCCCGACGGTCTGCTGCGGCCCGGCACCGACACGGGCCCCGAACTGCTTCAGGCCCCGCGTGCGGGCGCTCCGGTCCCGGTGGATGTGCTGGCTCCGGCCGGCGACCTTCAGGCCTACGAGACCGGAATCCTGGCTTCCCAGGGGCAGGTCCGTGATCGCCGCCCCCTCATCCTGACCGGTCTGGGCGCCCTGGGCCTGATCCTGACGGCCGCAGCGACCCTGTGGCTGTGGCGACGCGGCGCGTGA
- a CDS encoding L-threonylcarbamoyladenylate synthase, which yields MTAQQAQMARAAEILAAGGVVGYPTEAVWGLAARPEYAAELHRRKGRELGKPVQVSCPDAPSALAWAWPSAALEALAALWPGPLTVVTAALPACPPDLAPEGQVGLRVPDHPLARALLLAAGPLATTSLNPAGRPAALSRSEAAGYALADLLLGEAGAPETPPAPGGLASTVVALPTRPGDPARVLRAGALPTEQVRAVLAVVGLALEAAP from the coding sequence GTGACGGCACAGCAGGCGCAGATGGCACGGGCGGCGGAGATTCTCGCGGCGGGGGGCGTGGTGGGGTATCCCACCGAGGCCGTCTGGGGTCTGGCGGCGCGCCCCGAATACGCGGCCGAGCTGCACCGCCGCAAGGGCCGTGAGCTGGGCAAGCCGGTCCAGGTCTCGTGCCCGGACGCGCCTTCCGCGCTGGCGTGGGCCTGGCCCTCGGCGGCCCTGGAGGCGCTCGCGGCGCTGTGGCCCGGTCCGCTGACCGTGGTGACGGCAGCGCTGCCCGCCTGCCCGCCCGATCTCGCGCCGGAGGGCCAGGTGGGTCTGCGCGTGCCCGACCACCCCCTCGCCCGCGCGCTGCTGCTCGCGGCCGGCCCGCTAGCGACCACCAGTCTCAACCCGGCGGGCCGTCCGGCCGCGCTCAGCCGGAGTGAGGCTGCCGGCTACGCTCTCGCCGATCTGCTGCTGGGTGAGGCCGGCGCCCCCGAGACCCCACCGGCGCCGGGGGGACTTGCCAGTACGGTCGTCGCTCTGCCCACCCGGCCGGGCGACCCTGCGCGGGTGCTGCGGGCTGGGGCACTCCCCACGGAGCAGGTGCGGGCCGTGCTGGCCGTCGTAGGACTGGCGCTGGAGGCCGCGCCGTGA
- the scpB gene encoding SMC-Scp complex subunit ScpB, translated as MSTPDRGAPAAQALIGATLLAAGRPVTLPELSRVLGLGEDAAARAMTTFAATLEKAALGFVIEAVAGGYRLVVPPTLAPHLSPVLAPPALPALSTAALEVLAVIAYRQPVTRAEIEAMRGASAGTVITLQERELVKVMGRSAAVGQPLLYGTTDRFLMEFGLTDLAELPPLEGADFAHLLRG; from the coding sequence GTGAGTACCCCTGATCGGGGTGCTCCGGCCGCGCAGGCCCTGATCGGGGCGACGCTGCTGGCGGCTGGGCGGCCCGTGACGCTCCCCGAGCTCTCGCGGGTGCTGGGGCTGGGTGAGGACGCCGCCGCACGGGCCATGACCACCTTCGCGGCGACTCTGGAGAAGGCCGCCCTGGGGTTCGTGATCGAAGCGGTCGCGGGCGGCTACCGGCTGGTGGTGCCCCCGACCCTCGCGCCGCATCTGTCCCCCGTCCTCGCGCCCCCGGCGCTGCCTGCCCTGAGCACCGCCGCCCTGGAGGTGCTGGCGGTCATCGCCTACCGGCAGCCGGTCACCCGCGCCGAGATCGAGGCGATGCGCGGCGCGAGCGCGGGCACGGTGATCACGTTGCAGGAGCGCGAACTCGTCAAGGTCATGGGGCGCAGCGCGGCGGTGGGCCAGCCCCTGCTCTACGGCACGACCGACCGCTTCCTGATGGAATTCGGCCTGACCGATCTGGCAGAATTGCCCCCCCTTGAGGGAGCCGACTTCGCCCATCTGCTGCGCGGCTGA
- the gatA gene encoding Asp-tRNA(Asn)/Glu-tRNA(Gln) amidotransferase subunit GatA, producing the protein MPALPSASALARAVTRGETTPHHLLEQAQSRAEAARDLNALVSLNPRAAEQAETARRRVEAGETLPLAGVPVIVKDNINVTGTATTCGSRILANYVSPYTATAAQRLLDAGAVIVGKANMDEFAMGSSTESSASGPTLNPWDRARVPGGSSGGSAVAVAAGLTPVSLGSDTGGSVRQPAALTGVYGLKPTYGRVSRYGLVAYASSLDQIGPFARSAEDLALLMNVITGHDPRDATSLNAPPAFLVGTPENLRGLRVGVIRESLSGNTPGVEAALSATLDALRGAGAVVGEVSLPSLRHAVAAYYLIAMPEASSNLARFDGMVYGARAAAPDVTGSMTLTREQGFGREVQRRIMIGTYALSSGYYDAYYSKAMRVRQLISDEFTAAFGNYDVLVTPTSPFPAFRRGEKTSDPLAMYAADVDTVAVNLAGLPALSVPAGFETVDGVRLPVGVQFIAPALHDERLVALAGGLEGTGAVALELPGGFGAA; encoded by the coding sequence ATGCCCGCGTTGCCCTCTGCCTCCGCCCTGGCCCGCGCCGTCACGCGCGGCGAGACGACCCCCCACCACCTCCTCGAGCAGGCGCAGTCGCGCGCCGAGGCGGCGCGCGACCTCAACGCCCTGGTCAGCCTCAACCCGCGCGCCGCCGAGCAGGCCGAGACCGCGCGCCGCCGCGTGGAGGCGGGCGAGACGCTGCCGCTGGCAGGCGTCCCGGTGATCGTCAAGGACAACATCAACGTGACCGGCACGGCCACGACCTGCGGCAGCCGCATCCTGGCGAACTATGTCAGCCCCTATACGGCGACCGCCGCCCAGCGCCTGCTCGACGCCGGGGCCGTCATCGTCGGCAAGGCCAACATGGACGAGTTCGCCATGGGGTCGAGTACCGAGAGCAGCGCCTCGGGGCCGACCCTCAATCCGTGGGACCGTGCGCGCGTGCCGGGGGGCAGCAGCGGCGGCAGCGCGGTCGCGGTCGCGGCGGGCCTGACCCCGGTCAGCCTGGGCAGCGACACGGGCGGCTCGGTGCGCCAGCCGGCGGCCCTGACCGGCGTGTACGGCCTCAAGCCCACCTACGGCCGGGTGTCGCGCTACGGGCTGGTGGCCTACGCGAGCAGTCTCGATCAGATCGGTCCCTTCGCCCGCAGCGCCGAGGACCTTGCCCTGCTGATGAACGTGATCACCGGGCATGACCCGCGCGACGCGACCAGTCTGAACGCTCCGCCTGCCTTCCTGGTGGGCACACCCGAGAACCTCCGCGGCCTACGGGTCGGCGTGATCCGCGAGAGCCTGAGCGGCAATACGCCGGGAGTCGAGGCGGCCCTGAGCGCCACCCTGGACGCCCTGCGCGGCGCGGGGGCCGTGGTGGGGGAAGTCTCGCTGCCCTCGCTGCGGCACGCCGTCGCGGCGTATTACCTCATCGCCATGCCCGAGGCGAGCAGCAACCTCGCGCGCTTTGACGGCATGGTCTACGGCGCGCGGGCGGCGGCCCCCGACGTGACCGGCAGCATGACCCTGACCCGCGAGCAGGGCTTCGGCCGCGAGGTGCAGCGCCGCATCATGATCGGCACCTACGCCCTGAGTAGCGGCTACTACGACGCCTACTACAGCAAGGCGATGCGGGTGCGCCAGCTGATCTCGGACGAATTCACCGCCGCGTTCGGAAACTACGACGTGCTCGTGACGCCCACCAGTCCCTTCCCGGCCTTCCGGCGCGGCGAGAAGACGAGCGATCCTCTGGCGATGTACGCCGCCGACGTGGACACGGTCGCGGTCAATCTCGCGGGGCTGCCCGCCCTGAGCGTGCCGGCCGGCTTCGAGACGGTGGACGGCGTGCGCCTGCCGGTCGGCGTACAGTTCATCGCGCCTGCGCTGCATGACGAGCGTCTGGTCGCCCTGGCAGGCGGGCTGGAAGGAACCGGCGCCGTGGCTCTGGAGCTTCCCGGCGGTTTCGGCGCGGCCTGA
- a CDS encoding DUF4127 family protein, which translates to MNVPAILALAALSLGAAQAQTAPAQLLPPAPLLLPLDSRPATRVLPALIANLRGPDGIGAQAAVVPAALLGDATRGADPAALAGWLAAQPTDRPLVAALDALAYGGLVQSRTSTLSAEQALARLAPIREWAARTGQPVYAFVTLPREPDATDRARNLAVARALVGWAREGVFRELHVTWDDALPGNPAPQEGAALAADAPANVRVYPGADEVLSMLVARARAPQPATVRIEYSDPEKAKTVVRYEGIPLIQSAVNHAEASGYTVAPTGVADLTLYVYNGGDPRRAALRVSALLRAGAVAVADVNQVNLGNVRLWSDLSTLRQNANLRALAAWGTPGNNLGTALAHAKVALPAAGVAANPVRQDALLAREYANDVIYSAELRAALRKAVPEAALNTPQAQDKLLSLARDYFPLRLGGTYSLEDARLPWGRSFEWDFDLQPR; encoded by the coding sequence ATGAACGTCCCCGCCATCCTCGCCCTCGCCGCCCTGAGCCTCGGGGCTGCCCAGGCCCAGACCGCGCCGGCCCAGCTCCTCCCGCCGGCCCCCCTGCTGCTGCCCCTCGACTCACGGCCCGCGACCCGCGTGCTGCCGGCCCTGATCGCCAATCTGCGCGGCCCAGACGGCATAGGTGCCCAGGCGGCTGTGGTTCCCGCCGCGCTGCTGGGCGACGCCACGCGCGGCGCGGACCCGGCGGCGCTCGCGGGGTGGCTCGCCGCGCAGCCCACGGACCGGCCGCTGGTCGCGGCCCTCGACGCACTGGCTTACGGAGGGCTGGTGCAGTCGCGCACGAGCACCCTGAGCGCCGAGCAGGCCCTGGCCCGGCTCGCGCCCATCCGCGAGTGGGCGGCGCGTACCGGACAGCCGGTGTACGCCTTCGTAACCCTGCCGCGCGAGCCCGACGCCACGGACCGCGCCCGTAACCTGGCCGTGGCCCGCGCGCTGGTGGGCTGGGCGCGCGAGGGCGTGTTCCGCGAGCTGCACGTGACCTGGGACGACGCTCTGCCCGGCAACCCGGCTCCGCAGGAGGGCGCGGCGCTGGCTGCGGACGCCCCTGCCAATGTGCGGGTGTACCCCGGCGCCGACGAGGTGCTCTCGATGCTGGTGGCCCGCGCCCGCGCGCCCCAGCCCGCCACGGTCCGCATCGAGTACAGCGACCCCGAGAAGGCGAAGACCGTGGTGCGCTACGAGGGCATCCCCCTGATCCAGAGCGCCGTCAACCATGCCGAGGCGAGCGGGTACACCGTCGCGCCGACGGGGGTCGCCGACCTGACGCTATACGTCTACAACGGCGGCGACCCCCGGCGGGCCGCGCTGCGGGTCAGCGCCCTGCTGCGCGCCGGGGCGGTGGCGGTGGCCGACGTGAATCAGGTTAACCTGGGCAACGTTCGGCTGTGGAGCGACCTCTCGACCCTGCGCCAGAACGCCAATCTGCGCGCGCTGGCGGCCTGGGGCACCCCCGGCAACAACCTGGGTACGGCGCTGGCCCACGCCAAGGTGGCCCTGCCCGCCGCCGGCGTGGCGGCCAACCCCGTGCGTCAGGACGCCCTGCTGGCCCGCGAGTATGCCAACGACGTGATCTACAGCGCCGAACTGCGCGCCGCGCTGCGTAAGGCCGTGCCCGAAGCAGCCCTAAATACTCCCCAGGCCCAGGACAAGCTGCTGAGTCTCGCGCGCGACTATTTTCCGCTGCGTCTGGGCGGCACGTACTCCCTCGAAGACGCCCGGCTGCCCTGGGGCCGCTCCTTCGAGTGGGACTTCGACCTTCAACCCCGCTGA
- a CDS encoding diguanylate cyclase, which yields MDGSTQATLLRYRILVDLTLTLARTARRRDLLDAVHQHMGQLFVAPVTVLALRSQAGQWDCLTREGDHLHHKTLPPQDDGLLERVWTGRLRYTNDLANYAAREGLVLRRLDRASLLPPTASWMGVPLGHPGDDMAGVLSVQSYRPGAFTPQDLELLEVFAAHLGVALDNAALRERLEREAMTDELTGLGNRRRFLPEGHRALNRGPLSVALLDLQDFKRVNDERGHLTGDAVLRQVAELLRDCAQPGGEAFRLGGDEFALLLPGPVREQWQRLHTLRAALAALPPDLATEVNLGLVGSRPGEGLDELLRRADERMYRAKAQGVFLDLSPS from the coding sequence ATGGACGGCAGCACACAAGCTACCCTGCTGCGCTACCGGATCCTGGTTGACCTGACCCTGACCCTGGCGCGGACCGCCCGCCGGCGCGACCTGCTCGACGCCGTGCATCAGCATATGGGGCAGCTGTTCGTCGCGCCGGTGACCGTTCTGGCCCTGCGGAGTCAGGCAGGCCAATGGGACTGCCTGACCCGTGAGGGCGACCACCTGCACCACAAGACCCTGCCCCCCCAGGACGACGGCCTGCTTGAACGGGTCTGGACAGGTCGGCTGCGCTACACCAACGACCTCGCCAACTACGCGGCGCGCGAAGGTCTGGTCCTGCGCCGGCTCGACCGGGCCTCGCTGCTGCCGCCGACCGCCTCGTGGATGGGCGTGCCCCTGGGCCATCCCGGCGACGACATGGCCGGCGTCCTCTCGGTTCAGAGCTACCGTCCGGGCGCCTTCACACCGCAGGACCTCGAACTGCTGGAGGTCTTCGCTGCCCACCTGGGCGTGGCGCTCGACAACGCCGCGCTGCGCGAACGCCTGGAACGTGAGGCGATGACCGATGAGCTGACCGGTCTGGGCAACCGCCGGCGCTTTCTTCCGGAGGGGCACCGGGCCTTGAATCGTGGGCCGCTGAGCGTGGCCCTGCTCGACCTTCAGGACTTCAAGCGCGTCAACGACGAGCGTGGGCACCTCACGGGTGACGCCGTACTCCGTCAGGTGGCCGAGCTGCTGCGCGACTGTGCCCAGCCCGGCGGCGAGGCGTTCCGGCTGGGCGGCGACGAATTCGCCCTCCTGCTGCCTGGTCCGGTCCGCGAACAGTGGCAGCGCCTCCATACCCTGCGCGCGGCGCTGGCAGCGCTGCCCCCGGATCTGGCGACCGAGGTCAACCTGGGCCTGGTCGGCAGCCGGCCCGGCGAGGGCCTCGACGAACTGCTGCGCCGCGCCGACGAGCGCATGTACCGGGCCAAGGCGCAGGGGGTCTTTCTGGACCTGTCGCCTTCATAG
- a CDS encoding DMT family transporter gives MATRRVRSLPAPALILYAAVLWGLLGILGKSAQAAGVEPLEVAFWRAVLGGGLFALHAALTRAALPRGRDLWITAGFGLLGVSVFYGTYQLAVRAGGASLASVLLYTAPAFVALMGWAFLRERLGAREGVAVVGTLLGVALISLGGGQGVRATPAALAFGLCAGFTYSLYYLYGKAFFGRYAPAALYAVALPVGALGLLPLTDFSPKPPGAWLSLGAIAVFSTYLAYLAYSAGLRRLEATRASVIASLEPVVAALLAALLFAERLSPLALVGAALVVGAALLLSGAWPARRREAAGAA, from the coding sequence GTGGCGACGCGGCGCGTGAGAAGTCTGCCCGCTCCCGCGCTGATCCTATACGCCGCCGTGCTGTGGGGTCTGCTGGGAATCCTGGGCAAGAGTGCGCAGGCCGCGGGCGTGGAGCCGCTGGAGGTCGCCTTCTGGCGGGCGGTGCTGGGGGGCGGGCTGTTCGCGCTGCACGCCGCCCTGACCCGCGCCGCCCTGCCCCGGGGACGCGACCTGTGGATCACCGCCGGCTTCGGGCTTCTCGGGGTCAGCGTGTTCTACGGCACCTATCAGCTCGCGGTGCGCGCGGGCGGCGCGAGCCTCGCCAGTGTGCTGCTGTACACCGCTCCGGCCTTCGTGGCGCTGATGGGCTGGGCCTTCTTGCGTGAGCGTCTGGGCGCGCGGGAAGGTGTGGCGGTCGTCGGCACGCTGCTAGGCGTCGCCCTGATCAGCCTGGGGGGCGGCCAGGGCGTGCGCGCCACGCCGGCCGCGCTGGCGTTCGGCCTGTGCGCCGGCTTCACGTACAGCCTGTACTACCTGTACGGCAAGGCCTTTTTCGGGCGCTACGCCCCAGCCGCCCTGTATGCCGTGGCGCTGCCGGTGGGCGCGCTGGGCCTGCTGCCCCTCACCGATTTTTCCCCCAAGCCGCCCGGCGCGTGGCTGAGCCTGGGAGCCATCGCCGTGTTCTCGACGTATCTGGCCTACCTCGCCTACAGCGCGGGGCTGCGGCGCCTGGAAGCCACCCGCGCCAGCGTGATCGCCAGCCTGGAGCCGGTGGTGGCGGCTCTGCTCGCCGCCCTGCTCTTCGCCGAACGCCTCTCGCCGCTGGCGCTCGTGGGCGCGGCGCTGGTGGTCGGCGCGGCCCTGCTCCTCAGCGGCGCGTGGCCCGCGCGGCGCCGGGAAGCGGCGGGCGCTGCCTAG